One Ricinus communis isolate WT05 ecotype wild-type chromosome 1, ASM1957865v1, whole genome shotgun sequence DNA window includes the following coding sequences:
- the LOC8261161 gene encoding pseudouridine-5'-phosphate glycosidase, producing MISSAVSRLSNLHGHLHPSDSITKVDGLLKVSPEVSEALSCGHAVVALESTIISHGMPYPKNLETAKEVEAIVRKNGAVPATVAILDGIPCIGLSMEDLERLATLGPRAKKTARRDIAYVVATRGNGATTVSATMYFASMVGISVFVTGGIGGVHRHGEHTMDVSSDLTELGRTPVAVISAGVKSILDIPRTLEYLETQGVCVATYQTNEFPAFFTETSGCKAPCRVDSPEDCARLIDANMKLKLGNGILIAVPIPKEHSASGNLIESAIQSALREARDKNITGNAETPFLLARVNEVTGGVSLASNIALVKNNALLGAKIAVALAQLREGLIKTDNSDSE from the exons ATGATTTCTTCAGCTGTGTCGAGATTATCCAATCTTCATGGACATCTTCACCCTTCAGACTCAATCACCAAA gtTGATGGATTGCTGAAGGTATCTCCAGAGGTTTCTGAAGCTTTATCATGTGGGCATGCTGTTGTTGCGTTAGAATCCACTATTATTTCCCATG GTATGCCATATCCCAAAAATTTGGAGACTGCAAAAGAGGTGGAGGCAATTGTGAGGAAGAATGGAGCAGTTCCTGCTACAGTCGCAATTTTAGATGGCATACCATGCATAG GCTTAAGCATGGAAGATCTAGAGAGACTTGCTACTCTAGGACCTAGAGCAAAAAAGACTGCTCGAAGGGACATTGCTTATGTT GTGGCCACCAGAGGGAATGGTGCGACTACTGTTTCTGCAACCATGTATTTTGCTTCTATG GTAGGCATATCTGTGTTTGTCACAGGAGGAATTGGAGGAGTTCATAGACACGGAGAACACA CAATGGATGTATCCTCTGATCTCACCGAGCTCGGCAGGACACCGGTTGCTGTTATCTCTGCTGGAGTGAAATCTATATTGGATATTCCCAGGACCCTTGAGTATTTG GAAACTCAAGGAGTTTGTGTTGCTACCTACCAAACCAATGAATTTCCTGCTTTTTTCACAGAAACCAGTGGCTGTAAG GCACCTTGTCGTGTAGACTCTCCAGAGGACTGCGCTCGGCTGATAG ATGCTAAtatgaagcttaaacttggGAATGGAATTCTGATTGCTGTTCCAATCCCAAAAGAACATTCGGCTTCTGGAAACTTGATCGAGTCGGCCATACAAAGTGCCCTTAGGGAAGCCAG GGATAAGAATATAACAGGCAATGCTGAAACCCCCTTCTTGCTTGCCAGAGTGAATGAAGTAACTGGAGGTGTCTCACTGGCATCGA ATATCGCTCTTGTAAAAAACAATGCTCTTCTTGGTGCAAAGATTGCAGTAGCCCTTGCTCAGCTCAGAGAAGGATTGATAAAG ACAGATAATTCTGATTCTGAGTGA
- the LOC8261160 gene encoding scarecrow-like protein 3 — translation MFQDDASSSVTSSPLQFFSMMSLSPGMGSPYPWLRELKSEERGLYLIHLLLTCGNHVAAGSLENAEIALGQISQLASAEGDTMQRIAAYFTEALAHRIIKAWPGVHRALNATKITLVSEEILVRKLFFEMFPFLKVGFVITNQAIIEAMEGEKMVHIIDLNAVEPAQWLALLQALSARREGPPHLRITGIHQQKEVLDQMAHKLSEEAERLDIPFQFNPIVSKLENLDIEKLRVKTGEALAISSVLQLHSFLASDDELRKRSPVTLKNSNGMHLQRVLPANQGTLGELLEKDMVNGYSPSSHSTSSSPLSSTASVKMDYFLNTLWSLSPKLMVVMEQDSNHNGSSLMERLLEALYSYAALFDCLESTVSRTSLERLKVEKMLFGEEIKNIISCEGAERKERHEKLERWIQRLDLAGFGNVPLSYCGLLQARRLLQGYGCDGYRIKDENGCVVICWQDRPLFSLSAWRCKK, via the coding sequence ATGTTTCAAGATGATGCATCATCATCAGTAACATCATCACCTCTCCAATTTTTCTCCATGATGTCCCTCTCACCTGGTATGGGATCACCATATCCCTGGCTTAGAGAGCTAAAATCCGAGGAGAGAGGATTGTATTTGATCCATTTATTGCTCACTTGTGGAAATCATGTTGCTGCGGGTAGTCTTGAAAATGCAGAAATTGCCCTTGGGCAGATCTCTCAGCTAGCCTCTGCTGAAGGTGATACTATGCAGCGGATTGCTGCTTACTTTACTGAGGCACTTGCTCATAGGATCATTAAAGCATGGCCTGGTGTCCACAGGGCCCTTAATGCTACTAAGATAACTTTGGTTTCTGAGGAGATACTAGTTCGTAAATTGTTTTTCGAGATGTTTCCATTCTTGAAAGTGGGTTTTGTGATCACAAACCAAGCTATAATCGAAGCTATGGAAGGGGAAAAGATGGTTCATATAATTGATCTGAATGCAGTGGAACCTGCACAATGGCTTGCACTTCTTCAAGCTTTAAGTGCACGGCGTGAAGGGCCTCCCCATTTGAGAATTACAGGGATTCATCAACAGAAGGAGGTACTGGATCAAATGGCTCATAAACTGAGTGAGGAAGCTGAAAGGTTGGATATCCCATTTCAGTTCAATCCCATTGTTAGCAAGTTAGAGAATCTTGATATTGAAAAGTTGCGTGTTAAAACAGGAGAGGCTTTAGCAATTAGTTCTGTTCTTCAATTGCATTCTTTTTTGGCATCAGATGATGAATTGAGGAAAAGGTCTCCGGTGAcattgaaaaattcaaatggAATGCACTTGCAAAGAGTCCTCCCAGCGAACCAAGGCACATTGGGAGAGTTACTCGAGAAAGATATGGTAAATGGATATAGCCCAAGTTCTCACTCAACCTCATCATCGCCTCTATCTTCAACTGCTTCAGTGAAGATGGATTACTTTCTCAACACACTTTGGAGTCTGTCACCAAAGCTCATGGTGGTAATGGAACAAGACTCTAATCATAATGGATCAAGTCTAATGGAGAGGCTATTGGAGGCATTATACTCTTATGCAGCATTGTTCGATTGTTTGGAATCTACTGTATCAAGAACATCCTTGGAGAGACTTAAAGTGGAGAAGATGCTGTTTGGGgaggaaataaaaaacattATATCATGTGAGGGAGccgagagaaaagaaagacatGAAAAACTAGAGAGGTGGATTCAAAGGCTTGATTTGGCTGGGTTTGGAAATGTGCCTTTGAGCTACTGCGGTCTGTTGCAGGCAAGAAGATTGTTGCAAGGGTATGGTTGTGACGGTTATAGAATTAAAGATGAAAATGGTTGTGTCGTAATCTGCTGGCAAGATCGACCTCTTTTTTCTCTATCAGCTTGGAGGTGTAAAAAGTAA